Proteins from a genomic interval of Triplophysa dalaica isolate WHDGS20190420 chromosome 21, ASM1584641v1, whole genome shotgun sequence:
- the LOC130410660 gene encoding uncharacterized protein LOC130410660 encodes MELQIFQYDTFSRHCRSFLEPAIVHKWRSEQLKNFHRLQPGETIAVAGDMRADSPGHSAKYGSYSVMHLDSNTILDLQLVQRNEVGGSSHMKKEGLKRCLDLLERNGFSVDYIVTDSQPQIQKYLRDRSITQFYDVLHFEKGLSKKLDKLAKKKHCEVLKKWLHSIRNHVYWCATSSTSGQEKVAKWTSLVNHLQNVHVHDNSIFPRCAHPVRISRDPKKLFQPGSIALHKVEKILCNKRVLKGVKKLSHHFQTSSLDAFHSLILRFTPKNVSFPFMGMLCRQYLAVLHYNENANPKQAIASAGQSMYRIELPKSKKEESIAPPIETKPTCNYVKELLSLVFEEVILDPTPFVEELKTIPVPTTLCAGFDRPLKEEAIARHVSRFNRGGRKPTHRPA; translated from the exons ATGGAGTTACAAATTTTCCAATATGATACATTCTCGAGACATTGCAGAAGCTTCTTGGAACCAGCTATTGTGCACAAATGGAGAAGTGAACAGCTAAAAAATTTCCATAGGTTACAACCGGGGGAAACAATTGCTGTAGCTGGAGATATGCGTGCAGACTCGCCAG GCCACTCAGCAAAATATGGAAGCTACTCTGTTATGCACTTGGACAGCAATACTATTTTGGACCTtcagcttgttcag CGCAATGAAGTTGGAGGAAGTTCTCATATGAAGAAAGAAGGGCTAAAGAGATGTCTGGATCTGCTAGAGAGAAATGGCTTTTCAGTGGACTACATAGTCACTGACTCCCAGCCACAGATACAGAAATATCTAAGGGACCGCAGCATAACTCAATTCTACGATGTATTGCACTTTGAAAAAG GTTTATCAAAGAAGTTGGACAAACtggccaaaaaaaaacattgtgaggTGTTGAAGAAGTGGCTGCACAGCATTCGTAATCATGTTTACTGGTGTGCAACTTCTTCAACGTCAGGACAAGAGAAGGTTGCAAAATGGACGTCTCTTGTCAACCACCTACAGAACGTTCACGTGCATGACAATTCCATCTTTCCGAGATGTGCACATCCTGTTCGTATATCCAGGGACCCCAAGAAATTGTTTCAACCAG GGTCGATAGCACTCCACAAGGTTGAAAAAATCCTATGCAACAAGAGGGTTCTCAAGGGCGTGAAGAAGCTAAGTCACCATTTCCAAACATCATCCCTGGATGCATTCCATAGCTTGATTCTGCGATTCACACCCAAAAACGTGTCTTTTCCTTTCATGGGAATGTTGTGCAG ACAGTACCTTGCTGTGCTACATTACAATGAGAATGCAAACCCAAAGCAAGCCATTGCATCAGCAGGACAGTCAATGTACAGAATTGAGCTCCCAAAATCCAAAAAAGAAGAATCTATAGCACCGCCGATAGAAACAAAACCAACATGCA ATTATGTCAAAGAGCTACTGAGTCTTGTCTTCGAGGAGGTGATACTGGACCCCACACCATTTGTTGAGGAATTGAAGACCATTCCTGTTCCCACAACCCTTTGTGCAGGTTTTGACAGACCGTTAAAGGAGGAAGCAATTGCCCGCCATGTTTCCAGATTCAATCGAGGTGGTCGAAAGCCAACACACAGACCAGCCTGA